Genomic DNA from Haloarcula marina:
TCAGGCGTGCCGGACGATGTGCACGTCGTACTGCGGGTCCTCGGAGACGGGTGCGCCGACGCTACTGACCGGCGTGGAAACGCGTCCGGCGTTCTCGCTCCCGATGAACACGATAGAGGCGTCGATGTCGTGAGCGACGGCGCGAATCGTCCGCACCACGTCCGTCGTGTTCGAGGCCATCGAACTCACGTCGTCGGGGACTTCGTAGCGGAACTGCGCGTCGGGCGCAA
This window encodes:
- a CDS encoding universal stress protein; this encodes MTLLVPFDGSDLSTAALERATEFSEYTGEDVVALVVIPNEPDYALERNWLTPNDPFDHEAIAERFRERIAEIAPDAQFRYEVPDDVSSMASNTTDVVRTIRAVAHDIDASIVFIGSENAGRVSTPVSSVGAPVSEDPQYDVHIVRHA